The DNA sequence AGATCCTCTCTGCTGCGTTTTCTATCTTCAAACAAGTGTTCTTGTACATACGAAAGAATGGACTCTTCTCTTCCTTCTCTTCAGCAGCAGTGGAGGTCCCCTTGCGTTTTCTTTTGCCTTGGTTGACTGTCTTTTCCTTCTCTTTTGTAGGTTTTGGTACCTCAGccacatcctcatcacttgtaTCATCGGAGGATATATCTCCAGGACAGGTTGCAGTAGACCCATCAACATGTGCCTTGCCAAAAATGACATGCATATCTTCAAGAAACTTTGGTCCATGCTTTCGAAACTTCACATGACTGCATTTGATTCCTTTCTCAGGATTGTTGCATCTCTGAAATTAAAAGGAAAAATTAGAAAGGCACCGCAAAAACAAACAAATGACAAAATATTTACAATGGCAGTACAATGCTTACAGCAAGGTGTTCATCCCACCATTCCTTCGGGCAGTCAACAGTTTTGTTCTCTGCATCCCATCCAAGCCCAGTGGCAAAATTCTTGAACTCCATAAACATTGTATATTCCTTCTTCAAGATATCTaacttgttcttcaattgtttttTTGTTCGTTTATCACCGGATTTATCTCCAAACTTGGAAACAACGTTCTTCCAACCAGTAGCAGTGAAAATTCCCATCGGCCTATTGCCAGCATCTATTTCCTCTTTGCAGGCGTCAAACAAATTTCTCAAAAAACGATCACTCCAGTCTGCCTTGTCACCCATACTTgaaccaaacaaaaaaatttcaatCTAAAATTAGGACAATATCGGATGCATATACAAATCAGTTTTCCAAATCTATTTGAAATTCACTGAAAGATCTATTCAAACACTAATGGAACCCACTAATGAACTATCAAGCTCCATCTCCTTTTACTGAAGCAAATCTTGAAGTTTTTTGGGCTTCAAACATCATAGCTAAACAGGACAGAGGAGATTGGACATCACAATCAAAAGGGCAGAGGAAATCGGACATACCTTGCGACCTAGAGACCTGGAGCCCTTGGGGAGGCGGTCGTCGTCGGGCAGAGATGCGGCCGCCGCGTCGGAGTAGCTTCGGCCGCCGCGTCGGAGTAGCTTCAGGCGGAGATGCAGCCGCCGAGTGGAGATGCAGCCTCGGTCGCGACTGGAGATGCAGCCGGCCTTCGTCGAGCAGCCGCGGCCGCGGGTGGGGAGGCGGCCGTCGTCGAGCCTCAGGCAACGGTGGCGGCGGAGGAACCCTAGCCAGTCGCGGCCATGCGCGCGCGTCGGGTGGGTCGCGACTGGAGATGCAGCCTGCGAGGCGGCCGGCCTTCGTCGAGCAGCCGCGGTCGCGGTTGGGGAGGCGGCGGCCGTCGAGCCAATGGTGGCGGCGGAGGAACCCTAGCCAGTCGCGGCCATGCGCGCGCGTCGCGTGGGTCGCGAGTGGAGATGGCGTCGGGCGGAACGGATGCGGAACAGGGGAATAGAAGGCACCGAAacgtttttttccttttcataaCCGGTGGCAGTGGGTAATTTTCTCCAACTTGGTCATTCAAAAGCCGATGAAAGCAAGGGGGAGGTGCTTTTGAAATTGTACTGCAGTAAAAGTTGCTTTTGGGTAAAAGCTGCTGTAGCTTTTGGACCCTTTGGTTGGCTTTTGACTTTTGCAGAAGCAAAAGCAGGTTGAAAAGTCCAACCAAAGGGAGCCTAAACTCTACAGCGGATACTCTTGCTAAACAAGCACTTGTTTTCATTTTTATTGAGCTCAATCACTCTTGTAGCAGACCGGCTTGTGGCCCTCTATGTTCAATTCTTCAGGCTCTACTTTCAGTAGACCTGTACAATGTAAACATCTTTGCAGCTTCTTGCTGCGTTTAATAAAAATCGGCTTGTtccttgtaaaaaaaaaaatcttcacAGGCACAGCTCAGACCAAGACTGAAGATTGTATACTCGATTGCAGTTTCTTTAAACCTTTATCAAAACTTCGTTTTCTATCTGATACGATCTATGACTCGTAATAACGACGACGATTTCAAACCAAGTTCATTCCTAGTCAGACAACAATAAATGCAAGCATGCAGTCAGTAAattcaaaaaataataatgtATTTTTACTTGTTCATTGCGACAaattttcttttatatataatttgtgaCTGGAAAACAGAGAGAGCCTTCAATGTTCATATAACCGGATCAGGAGGTTCACTATGGGCGTGATTGGTTGCTCTAAGGTCGGTCATCCAGGATGGAGGCTCTGTCTAGCCTCTTTCTAGTCCCGACGAAAGCATTCACCTAGCTCTGTTTGGTTACAATGTCTGGGGGCATACAGGATGATAGTGATCTTATTTGGTTGTCTGTGCGGATGATTCCGAGATACAAACAGGTGCTCTCCTTCTTGTTTGGTTGGTCGCACGGCATAAGGTGCCAGCACCCAAGTATCGATTTGGTGAGACTACCACAATTCTCAAGAGAACAAACAAGAGAACAGGGGTACCGGACCAACGATCTCTTCGTGGAAGAACAACATTGTCGACGCATCGCCTCCACCTCCGACGTCTGCACCGCCCAAGAAGGTCAAGTACGAGCTCGCCCCCCAGAACATCTACTATGTCAAAGCCGACTGACGCGTTGAGGTCACTTGTGGTGCAACTTCTGAAGCCGCGCAGCGCAGCGCCGATGCTGTCGGACTACATCCTCCACGACTCTCACTCGACCTGCTCAACATCTCCGAGACCTTCGCGTTTGTGGCGTCACTGCTGCACCCGGAGTCGCGGGCCGCTGCCTTGGCCACGGCACGGTCGTCGTGCTCCTTAGCAGCCGCATCCGGCTCCACGGCGCAGTCTGCGTCTAGCACCTTGAAGCGGTGGCCCTCATGGATAGATCGCGCGTGAGGCGGTGCAGCGAGCGCATCAGCTCTCGGTAGGATCCCTTCTTCCTTCAAATCCCCCACCCTAACCTAACCAGCTTTAGTCCATGGCGGCTCGGTCTTCTCAGGTTGTAGTCCATGGGGAAGAGAATGGGTTAGTGGTGGGAGGGGGGGGTAGCTGCGATGGTGGCCAAGGACCTGGTGCGACGAATCAAAGCAGGGTGGGCAGCTGCCTGAGATTGAGCACGCAGCGGCACTGCTCTGCTCGATTTCTTTGGGGGAAGAATAGTGAAGGAGGGTAACCTTATCCTCAGTGCCTCAGGCTACGCGCTGCACCACATTGTCTCGGCTCACATGGGAAGCCCGATTTCTGTGTACTAAGAATTCGTATCACGGCGGCCTTCGATGCACAGTCCAATACATCATTTTGGTTCAGCACATGAAACCAATCACAGCGACACTACATGACATGATGCCGGATGGCCCTTTGGACGGCTCCATCAGGGCTACCAATCACACCCTTTCAGCCTGCCTATTTCCTTCTGCGCTAGTCAACGGTCAACCGATCAAAGTCCAACTCGTGCTTTAGGACAAACAGAGTGAGCCAATGAGTACCACCAACCTGCAACATTTTTTGCACAATCTCGTAAAAAAAACATATTTTACATAAAATTTGATGGCCACCATGAGACTTCTCTGTCGTGCCTTGTTGGCAGGACAAATTCATCACGAATTTATACAGAACTTCTTTTACCACGACTTTTACTGTATATATAGAGAGGCTGACAGGCATGGAGATTCATTGCAAGGATGTGCAGGACCAAGAAATCCGTAGCCTACTTCGCCCACAACCCGACGCAAGGGTCGCAGTAAACTTTAAAATAGATGAAGTTTATCCAAGTCGTGACAATGCCGTGCGGCTCTCTGATCCAAACATCCAAACAAATATTGAGAGCCCATCCCCCGTCTTCCTCGTCCAGATTGCGccgcgtcctcctcctcctttgtcCCCTGTTTGCTCAAGGAACCTCTGCAGGCCAGGTGCCCATGTGGCATGTGCATTGTGTGTGTGGCGTGGCCGGTGTCGATGTCGACGCAGATGGGACAACACAACAGGGCGACAGATGTTGATCTTCATGCCTGCTGATTATTATACACATGTCACAACAGTAATaatatatgatgatgatgatagtaTAATACACGCGCTTCTCCTTGTGCTGCTAGCTTGTGGGCAACTGTTGGCACTGTGCACGCTTGTCTACCACCTTCGCTGCACGTGACATCCATCCAGCAACACGGCTACACGAGTGGTCACCCCTGCCGTGCGTTTTCATTCTTTTATGATATCTGAATGCTACGTAAGTACTCCTTCCGTTCCCTAGATATATATCATTTTTGCTTTCTGATTTTTGACTAATTATATACTAAAACTATTAAGATTTaaagtatataattagtattactataaagatctttgaatctattttttttaataaatttattcagAGATATAAATACTACACATGTTTTCTATAAAATCAAGTTAAACTTGCACCACATACACCAACAATGATAATTATTTAGGGATAAAGAGAGTAGAGTATAGGCGCTAAGGTTGTCCAATCCAACCCCCCAACACCATCTATGTTGTTTGATTAATGAGTAGTTTCACGGATTTGTTGTGTGTAATAGATTAGTTattttaaggccctgtttaagaGAGCTCTGCTCCTTGATTCTCTGATGGAGCAATTCTATTGGATTTCTAGGAGGGAGTAGGGTGAGGAGCTTATGAGAATTGATTTTTTACTGATCTCCATCAGAATATACCAGGGAGTAAGGTGAAGTAGTTTTTTTTAGCTCTTTGAGGTCGTGTTTGGTTAGGCTTTTGGCTGTGGCTTTTGCCCCCCAAAAGACGAAAGCTCAACCAAAGGACCCAAAAGTCATAATTGTTTTTGTCTAAAATCAGCTTTCACCGCAGTATAAATTCAAAAGCACTCCACTGTTTGCTTTCACTAGCTTTTGAGCCTAAAAATTACCCCACCTGCCACTGGTTGTGAAAGCGAATCATTTTTTTCTTCGGTTTCTATTCACGAGGAAAGGGGACACGCTTCCTCGCTAGAGCACCGCCGCGAGCATCACAACCGGTGACCCGACGACGCATCCAGGCCGTCTATGAGCACAGACAAGCTCAGACCGCCGCCCTCTGGCAGGCATTCCACATCTTCCTCCATGGTTGTCTCTAAAGAAGTGGGCGTCCGGCAcgcttcctcctcttcctccatggttgtctccaaagaagaaggcgttTGGCGCACCTCTTCCTCCTATTGTCCTCCATGGATCCAA is a window from the Sorghum bicolor cultivar BTx623 chromosome 5, Sorghum_bicolor_NCBIv3, whole genome shotgun sequence genome containing:
- the LOC8079134 gene encoding L10-interacting MYB domain-containing protein, whose protein sequence is MGDKADWSDRFLRNLFDACKEEIDAGNRPMGIFTATGWKNVVSKFGDKSGDKRTKKQLKNKLDILKKEYTMFMEFKNFATGLGWDAENKTVDCPKEWWDEHLARCNNPEKGIKCSHVKFRKHGPKFLEDMHVIFGKAHVDGSTATCPGDISSDDTSDEDVAEVPKPTKEKEKTVNQGKRKRKGTSTAAEEKEEKSPFFRMYKNTCLKIENAAERISTSVEVSSAPTINQIPSIAEAVKMVKECGVEEGTALMYTAWSALANPEFREFFTSLETNNGRLDLIQREHEKEKNKKEGSV